In Cervus elaphus chromosome 27, mCerEla1.1, whole genome shotgun sequence, the genomic stretch ATAACATTGTCAGTGGGTTCTGAACCCCTAGCCGTTGGATACGCATCATCATCCGTGTGAAAAGGTAGCTATCAGAGGCCATCCCTGGAGGTGCagtggtttgacccctggtcggggaactaaggtcctacatgtcccagggtgtggccaaaatttttttaaatgaaaaaataaaattgcaatgaTCGTCTCTAACTGTTGGAAACTCTATGTGGCTCTTTTTCTCTCGTTTGATTTGTATCCATTTCACCTTCCCCACAGAGTTTCATCGTAATATATTTTTAGGCTCAGAGGGTTTTTACTAATTACCTTTTCAATTTCACATGTTAAAAATGCAcctatttgaaattttaattttcttttctttttggttgcaCCAGGCTCCTTGCAGGGCCTTGGTTCCCCCACCCCAGGAACgtaccaccccccgccccacttcACCCCCTCTATCCcctccccctgcagtgaaagctctgagtTCTAACCAatcactagaccgccagggaattccatgaaattttaattttttaaaatttcttgtgaCTCAAGCTTTTAAGGTTAAAAACATTTCTTCTGGACTGACTTGTTCTACAGTGGTTATTAACACAGTTGGTTCAAAAGATGAATGACTATATTATATTTTGCTATACTAATAGTTATAAAAGTAAAGCCTGAGTTGggagaattaaaatattaatcatttcatttcatattgAGGAAAATCTGCATCACAGAGTCTGACTAAGTCAGCCCTGATTATCAGTTAAACCAGACAGGCTTTCTCTTGGGAAAAGTCGGACTTGACTTTTTGTTTGCTAAAACAAATCTCATGACAGCTTACTCCCTTCTGAATCCTGGTTCTAAGATATAGGTGAGACTCAGGGCCTCTCATGCAGCTTGTTAAACTGCATGGAAGAAGGTGCTGGtccctttctgcttttttcttttcttttctggtcCTTGTCTTCTCTGCTTTGCCCCTTTGGAATGCAATAGATGAAGGGTAGAGAGGGTGACATGGATGCATGAAAATCTCACCCCTGCATCACAATATATTTGAACTCAGAACAAGTCAACCTGATTCCAGTTACCACTTTTATGTTGTCACACCCTTGCCCTTAATGGATGTTAGTCAactaactcagtcatgtctgactgtttgtggccccgtggactgtagcccgccaggctcctctgtccatgcaattctccaggcaagaatactggagtgagtagccattcccttttccagggaatcttcctgacccagggatcgaactgggatctcctgcattgcccatGATTTCTTTATGTTTGAGCCGTGGGGGAAGCCCTGATAGATGGACAGCGAGAGACAAGCTATTCTGAGGTGCTCTGAACGAAGGTGCTTTCTGTCACCGATCTTTTGACTTGTTCTTTGTTTGGCACCTCAGAAGTTTGGCTCCATGGTAGGATTTGGAGTAGGTATGAAGTGTGCCTTCTTTTGTAAGTGGGAGTAGTGTGAttgtgaaagagagaaaaaaggagaaactgCAGATGCCCCAGCAGTTCAGGGCAGACGTGAGAGTCAAGTGTACAGAAGTCAGCGCCTGTCAAGCTCTTTGTGCCTTGCAGCCCCTTAGGAAGTCATTTTGTATTTAAGGGTTACTCTTCTAGAGTGTGATTATCATTTTAAAAGCTGTTTGAATTCATCTGAGTGACTAGATGTTAACTGTACCTTTGCTGATATCGTTTCAAGGCAAATCTAGTTGCTCGAGTAGGAATGAGTACGCTACTTATTggggcttccccgggggctcaCACGgcgaagaatccgcctgcaacgcaggagatccaggtttggtctctgggtcgagaagatcccctggaggagggcttggcaacccactccactactcttgcctagagaatcccaagacaggagcctggcgggctacagtccatggggtctcaaagagttggacacgactgaaatgacttggcacacatgcacacctgCTGTGTATTGAGCAATTGCAAAAACCAAGAGTGTActtcccacttgactttggacagAGAAAATGTAATTCCTTATTTTTGCAGTTTATTCATGAAGATAAACCACAGAAGTGCTACTAATTTCAAGAGTAATTTGTGGTTTTGGCACAAGACAATTGCTTATTATGATAGCACATGGTAGCCAGTGTCCTTCTTTATCGGAACCACCAAAGGGTCCCCGTGTGTCGGTTGCAGTAAAAGGAACAGACAGAGGAAATCTGAGACATTTCCTAGTTTGATAATATAGTTTATGAGGAATATGAGAGAGGTGAAGATAGCCTACTAACCAGGATTAATTCCTGCTTTGAGTGCTCTGGGTCCAAAATCCATCCCATCACTTGTGTTTTTGTAAGTAgggttttattggaacacagccaatGTGTTTTTATACATTGTCTGTGACAGCTTTCACACTGCAAGTAATTTGCAGAGAGCAGAGGGCCTCATAAGCCTAAGATATTTATCATATGGCCCTTTAGAGAAAACAACTGTTATTGCCAACCCTTGGTTTAAGAGGAGACCCATAGTGTAGcgtgggttttgtttttgaagttgGTCAATACTCTGATACTTAGACTGGTAAGATTATTGATCAGAAGGGGTCAGGGCAAGAAGTTTCCTTTCAAAGTAGTTAATGGGCTACCATTCTCTGTACCGAAGCCGGGTGAGGGAGACAGGAGAGAACAGACTTGGCTGAAAGGAAACAGACAGCAGCTCCCTAGCCGGGAAACGAAGGATGGGTGCCTAGGACAGCAGCTCTGACGGCAGAGGCCGTGGACCGGAGAGCCGGACCGGATTCAGGTCCGGCCTTTGCGTCCCAACTCTGCGCCTGGGACCCCTGGACGTGCTGCTGTCTCGTGCTGCGGGATCTCCGGCCCCCTGAAGCCTGGGGGGCTTCCGCCAGcggctgcagggggccagggcaGCGGGGAGACGCCGGGGGGGCCCCTCCTGGCCGATCTCTAAGTGTCCCCGTCTGTCCTGTGTTCTCTTGTCCGTCGGTCTTTCTGACAGTGCAGCTCAACAAGGACACGGTGTGTGAGCCCTGCCCCGCAGGctacttctccaacaccacttccGCCACGGACACGTGCAGGCCCTGGACCAAGTGAGTGACGGCGAGGGAATCAAGGGCGTCTTGATTTGGAAGAACTCCACCTCCGCTGTCTCGTCTGTTGTGAAAACAGAGTGATGCAATTTGGGGAGGCTTCCTCGGGAAGCGAGTTTCACAGCAGACACAGTCTGTCAGCTGGGTGTGAGGGAGAGAAACCCCTGCAGCCTGTCCCCGGACGGCTGGCAGGGGCCTGTACCACTGCAGAGTCAGTCTGACTGGAGCTTTGATTACAGCTGCAGCTGCTTTCCCCCTTCTCTAACTTTATTTAGTTGCTCATGATGCTTATTATCACTCACGAGTCTCTGTTTGCCCAGCTTCCCAGCATCACTGGTTTATTTGtgcaaagatgtgtgtgtgtgtgcgcattgTATATGTGCATATAGAAGCCTCCTgcttaaataaatgtttacacACTTGGGTTTTTTCCCCACATAATATATCCTGAAGAAAATGCACTCCACATTAACTGACTTACATCTTTGTGGCTTCTTCTAACTACGTGGTGTGTTGTCATAGagatgtaccataatttatttaacaagttcccttgttgttcagttgctcattcatgtcagactttgcgaccccatggactgcagcacgtcaggcttcacaatctcctggagcttgctcaaactcatgtccgttgagtcggtgatgtcatccagccatcttgtcctctgttgtctccttctcctgccttcagtctttcccagcatcagggtcttttccaatcagtcagttcttctcatcaggtggccaaagtattggagcttcagcttcagcaccagtccttccaatgaatattcagggttgatctcctttaggatggactggtttgatttccttgcagtccaagggactctggagtcttttctagcaccacagtttgaaagcatcaattcttcagccctaagccttatttatggtccaactctcacaagctCCCTATTCTAGTCGTTTAAGTGGTTTCCAGTTTTTTCCAGTGATAAATAAATCTGTAATGTATCATCTCGCCTGTATACTATCTCACACTTACGTTAGCAAAGTTGTAGTGAAATTCCTGGATCCTTTCACTGCATGCCTGTTGTTGAATACTCATAATCAATGTCATGATTCTTTCAGTTCCCAATAAATTAATTCTCGTTAAATATTTATTGTCAGAGCCACCTGTCcaggttttattttgaaaaagattttcTGTGTTTTCAACTTCAAAAGGGTATTCATTTCAACTTCAAAAGTTTATCACTTAGCCGTGGTAACTGGGTTTGGAATCTTCTTTACGAAACATCCTGGTCGCCGTCTTGGGCCGCGCTCCAGGAGCAGAGGTCAGAGTGGCAGCGGTTACTTTGGCTGTCTCTCTGCCCACCTTAGTGTGTGTGCACAGGCACCAGGGATTCCAACGTGCAGGAAGACCTTGGCTCCTCTCCTGAATGAGCCTGCAGTCTAATGGGGTAGAAtcttttatagctttttttttaataaggatatGAAACCGAAGGACTTGTGTGCCTCTCTCTTCACAGCTGCACCGTTCTCGGAGAGAGAGAAGTGCGCCGGGGAACCGATGAGTCAGACGTGGTTTGCAGTCCTCTCTCACCTGCAGATCCACCGAGTGGTATGTTTAATGGAAAAGGTTGGTTGGGTAGGTGTGCCCCGGTCTAGCCAGTTCTAGATTTCTCTCGAATTACATGCTGTATCCAGAGGCAGCCGTCTCTCCCTTTTCGTCTCATCCTATcgtggtccctggagaagggaatggcaacccactccagtatccttgcctggaaattcccatggacagaggagcctggcgggctacagttcatggggtttcaaagagctggagacgactgagcaacttctctaTCCATGCTCAGCTCAGTATTTCATTTTATCAGTGTTGTTTAGTTGATGATTTTCCACTGTGGAATGGATAACCAATAGTTTATTCATATATACCCccgaaaaagaaagaaaattgaggtgcaaatataaattaaaatgccCAAATATGGTAAGGTAGTGGTTATCACAGCAGGATATCTATGGGAGATTTTGGTCACCAACCAGAGTCAGCAACTTGGTAGAATACAATTACCATTATTTCTGGAACATTTGGAGGATCCAGTCAACCTCAAGTACAGTTTCAGTGACCAACAGAAAGCAGGCGGTTATTGTGGAAGCTGCTTGCCCAGGGGAGTGAGATGCTGTGGAGGTGGGTCCAGGTATCTTAGCCAGGAGGAGCTTCCCAACGAGGAAGGAGCACCCTGGCTACAGAGCTATGTTGGTGAACGCGGACTAAGAAAAGCAAGGCTGTAGCTCAGACATTTTAGCAAACAGGAGGGCATCGGAGGTTCTGGATAAGAAATTACATagagcaacatttttttttccatttatttttattatttggaggctaattacaacattatagtggtttttgccatacattgacatgaatcagccatgaatttacatgtgttccccatcctgaacccccctcccaccttcctccccatcccatcccactgggtcatcccagtgcaccagccccgagcacttgtctcatgcatccaacctggactggcgatctgtttcacacttgataatatacatgtctcaatgctattctctcagatcatcccaccctcgccttctcccatagagtgcAAAagcctgttctatacatctgtgtctctttttctgtcttgcatatagggttatcgttaccatctttctaaattccatatatatgtattagtatactgtattggtgtttatctttctggcttacttcattctgtataatgggctccagtttcatccatctcattagaactgattcaaatgaattctttttaatggctgagcaatattccattgtgtatatgtaccatagctttcttatccattcgtctgctgatgggcatctagggtgcttccatgtcctggctattataaacagagagcagcattttaaaaagaccaTTCTGAAGAGATCGTTAAAGATAACCAAGGGAATTAAAAATTGTCttaaaaaagacagaaggaaaagaaaggccaGAGCCTCAGAAACCAGGTCGTGTAAACCAAGAGTTTATAATATAAAGGTACTAGCATTTAAGTGAGCAGGTGGGATGAACAAGATGGTTGAGCCCACACGTGTTGTAGATGAAGTGCCTGAAACACTCTGCGGGATGGCTGTGGTTCTATTCTCCTGGCCAGCAAAACCCTGGTGCCATGTGGTTATTTGGAAGGAGCTGTGATAAGAGGCTCCCTTTTGCCTCCAGAGCCCGTCCACCTGGAGAGTGAAGTGTTCTGTAAGTGAGCAAAGGTGGAGCTGGATGGTGCGGTCAGGCCGATTAGGGTTGTTCTAGGGTGCTTCAAGCATCTAAAGGCGGTCCTGGGCTGGCCCCCCTCGGGGCGAAGGCAGTCGGGCCGGCTTGGGCTATGTTTTTGACCTCACCCTTTCCGATGGGAGCTCCCCTCCACAAACCCACGGTCAGCCTTGGGTCCCTTCCTGCTTCTTTTATTCCATACCAACATCCTTGATTCCAGGATTTAGTTGAATCCTGTTATGTTTTTGAGAAAGAGTAAAAATGAACAGTAGCCAATGCcgtttttcccattttcttcccACACAGAACCGCAGATTTACTTGCCCAGTTTAATTATTCTGCTCCTCTTCATGTCTGTGGCTTTAGTAGCTGCCGTCATCTTCGGTGTTTACtacaggaagaaagggaaagcacTGACAGGTACCGTGTCCGTGGTGGGTTTTGAACATGAGTCTTAAAGCAAACTGATGCATCTCCAGGTGTATGCTTTGAAGATACGAATATTGCCCTCTGACTGCCTCTTTTGATCTGTTTAAGGTGAAACACACCTTATACCTAATTCATTGTTCtctagcaaaacaaacaaaaatccattgTTCTTGTTtatgaataagaaatatatttatttaccctAGGTGCAGGAAACTGATAAATATTGTAAAGATTATGCATATCAGATATACAGGGGTTGCATGTAACctagaatacatttttaattacataattaattaaaacaatatgtTCAGGCAAATGGCAGATGGAAAGTTTTGACTGAGGGTTACCTTGAGAAGtgaatttaaaattctgaaaataagttGTCTTATATTCAGTAAGATGCAGGTGCTCATTCTCAGATGAATAATCAAGTGTCATCTTGTTTATTGGGAATGGTTTTCCATCAAAATATTGTTTGATAGTATCTTTTAACATCATATCCTGTTTAACTTTTATACTCCAAAGCTAAAACAGTATGATTTCTAAGACAGGTTTCTTAAACCTTAAACCATGACTAGGTTTCCTAAACCTAGTGCCCCTGATTTGTTTACCTTTTTGTTTTGTACTGGAGAACAGCCTATTAACAATGATGTGATAATTACCGGTGGgcagcaaaggggctcagccacaCGTGTACTTTTGAAGCACCTGTGGTCTCACCGTCCTTTCCATTTTCAGCTGCTCGCTCGTTCATTGCATCCGCCTGTGCTGTGGTTCCATCAGTTCTCCCACCGTCACATCCGTGGACTTCACAAAACCCTGCATGTCTTACTGTTCCCATTAACATTCCAATACCTAACGTAACCCTGGGCAATCAAAAGACTAACAGAAGAGGGCAGATGTGATTGAAGATGCCAAGCATTAAGCAGAGAGCGAAGGGGAGACATTGGACTTCccttttttaaaagtctcttccCTGTTGAATATTGTTATTCAATGCAGCTTCACCTCCGCAGCATCGGACCTGGAGATTTGAATAATGCACATTCAGAGATGCTGACGGATTGCTGGCTCATCGAATCATGTTTTCATGAGATAAACAGACTTCTGATGTTTAATTCTTTAGCTTTTGTCTCTGTCATAATCTCTTCTGGCCATAGCTTACAAATGCCAAGGGCAGTGGGACTGCCAGTCAGTGAGTCGGGATGTGTGACTGTCTGCTTCCTCTTCATCCCTTCATTCAACACGTGTTTATTGGTCACCAGTGGCTGGACAGGCACTTGTCCTCACGGAGGAGGCTTCGCAGTGGGCAAGGCAGACGTTTTGCCCAGAGTGAGGCTGAGTGTGGATAGGGGGGTACAGAGCTTCGGGTGACAGTTGTTTGTCCAGCTTTGTGGTCAGCCAGGGCCTCCCAGGGAAGCTAAGATCTGAAAGACAAGTTGGATTGCACTAGCCCTAGGGGAGACAAGAGAATTGCATCTTTGGAGGGAGCAGGGCGAGCTGGGGGGGGTTGGAAAGTTAGTGCAGCTGGAGCAGAGAGTGAGAACCAGGGTGAAATGAACCTGGAAAGGGAGGCACGCCCTGGTGGTGCAGCCTTGCAGGTGCAAAGGAGGGTGCTCCCATCCTGAGCAGAGGGAAGGAAACCAGTCCTGTGGGGTTAGTACTTTGCTATTtgactaattaaaataaatttagggGTACAGTAGGAGTGGATGCAGACCCACCAGTAAGGAGGGCTTTTGCAATCCTCTAAGAGAGAGATTATCATGAGTTATCagtaatcactgcagatggtgactgcagccatgaaattaaaagacacttactccttggaaggaaagttatgaccaacctagacagcatagtaaaaagcagagatgttactttgtcaacaaaggtccatgtagtcaaggctatggtttttccagtagtcatgtatggatgtgagagttggactataaagaaagctgagtgctgaagaattgatgcttttgaactgtggtgttgaagaagactcttgtgagtcccttggactgcaaggagatccaaccagtccatcctaaaggaaatcagtcctgggtgttcattggaaggactaatgctgaagctgaaactccaatactttgtccacctgatgcgaagagctgactcatttgaaaagactctggcgcttggaaagattgagggcaggaggagaaggggacgacagaggacgagatggttggatggcatcaatgactcaatggacatgagtttgtgtaaactccgggagttggtaatggacagggaggcctggtgtgctgcagttcatgggatcgcaaagagttggacacaactgagcgacagaactgaagactgaacgaactttttggccaacccaattgtTCAGCTTTACATAGatcaaaaagttattttttgaaaagaagaggaagatgcCTTCATAGTCTTTAaattgattgattttctttatgttttcactCTCAGGATCTTTTACTCACAGATTTGCAGACAAGTGTGTTTAAAGATAGTATTGAACTGACATAGAGGTCAATAATACTGAATTAGAATTGGGAAATAATAATATGAAGCCCTTAtctttactttgtttttctaGCTAATTTGTGGCACTGGGTCAATGAGGCTTGCGGCCGCCTAAATGGAAATAAGGTAAATTTAAAAGTCTAAAGTGCCTCCTTTAAATACTGTTAATAATttggggaaattccctggtggtccagtggttgggactctgtgcttccactgcaggaggcttggttttgatccctggtcggggaattaagagCCTACCCATGGAGGGTGTAGGTTGCTATAGCTATTATTAGTCAAATGTTGAGCCAAATTGTGACTGAGTAAGGGGGTGGGACCTCGCATCCCAGGACTGATCCCAATCCTAAATgctgttttctttgcatttcattCTGTTTCGGTCATCTCTGTGCCCTTGtattatttacattattattttagtaCCAACCTTGACTGCCCGGGACAGACCCCTCGGAGAGAAGAGTGGTCACATTCCTTTCCTTTGTAGTTATTTTGGTGGCTTTTAATTTGGGTATGACTTCAACATTGTAGGAGAGCAGCGAGAGTAGTATAAAAAACTTCATCATGCCCTCAGAGCCAGCAACTGTCTATATTTTCACAATGATTTATTATTTGCCCTCCATATgtgtgtctgggcttcccaggtgctgctaatggtaaagaccctgcctgccagtgcaggaggcttaggagatgcgggttcagtccctgggtcaggaagatcccctggaggagggcacggcaacccactccagtattcttgcctggagaatcccatggacagaggagcctggcgggccacagcccatggggtcacaaagagtcggacacgactgagcgactgaacacagcaGCGGCACATGTGTCTATGCgtgtgtatattttttcctctggAATCTTTTCAGAGGGGCAGACATCATGCTCCTCCATCCTTAAATACTCCCATGTGAGTTTCATCAGAACAAGGACATTCTCTTATGTAATTATAGTACATTTATCACAATCAGAAAACTTAGCAGTGGTGCAACACTATTATATAATTTACATTTGATCTTACAATTTCAGGAATTATCCCAGTATATGCTTTTTAGATCTAGTTTCTTAGGTATtctgttgtgttagttgctcagtcatgtttgactcttttccacgccatggactgtaaccagccaggtttctctgtccatgggattctccaggcatgagtactggagtgggttgccattcccttctccagggaatcttcccaaactcggttctcctgcattgctgctGGACTCTTTACTACCTGAATCACCACCCTGAATTCATACTATTGCTCTAATTCCGGTCCCAGCACACAGGATTCACTGTAGTCTTTCCTCATCTATGCTTCAATCTTCCCTTCTCCGGTAGCAGGAAACCCCGTTATTCTcaatatatttactcatttactcAATTCCAGAATACACAAACAGTAGTTTCAGAATTACTAAGCCAtacaacagcaaaaaacaaagtTGCTAACTAGAATTCATCATTTGTTTATGGGTCTTTTAAAAAACGGAGATTGCGAGCACAGGCGAGATCCAGGGTTCTGAAATTACTTGGGTTAGCTCCCTCCCTTGCTTGGATGTAAACACGCCGCCCTCTTGGAAATGCAATTCGATTCATCTGTTTCTGGTTGGGCTCTATTTGagggttccccccaccccctaatTTTCAATAACCCAAATAAAGCGCAGCAGTGAGCATTCCATCTGTACTTACTATGGTGGAAATGATTACCATAAACACCGTTTTCAGCCGCGTTTAGCAGAACCACGTTCTAACGCTGGTATTAACGCTCTGCCTTCTGAATTTAAATCAGCAGGAGTCCGCAGGCAACAGTTTCAGCTGCACTCACGCGGAGGCTGGCAGCGCACGCGAAGTCTGTGAGGGTGTCTTCCTGCTGACCCTGGAACAGAAGGTGTTTCCTGAAGACACGTGCTGTCCGGAGGCGGGGGGCGCGTGCGCAGCGGCCTGTCCACCCCGGGGAGACGCCGAGATGCTCTCCTTGGTCAACGAGATCGAGGGGGACCCCTTCAGGCCAGTGCCCACGGAGGACGAATACACGGACAGGCCCCCCCGGACCGCAGACTCCATGGTGGTCCTCACCCCGCCTGGAGGCCGGTCGCCCTTCCCCGAGCCCCTGGAGGTGGGCGAGAACGACAGCTTCAGCCAGTGCTTCACGGGGACGGACAGCCTGGGGGGCTCCGAGAGCCCCCGCCTCCCCGCGCCCCCCTGCAGGACTGCGTGGAGGCCCGCGTCCCCCGAGAAGTCCTTGCACGGAGAAGCCGGGGGTGGCCGGTGCCCACACTGGGCGGCCGGTGCCCGCTCTGCCGACGGCTGTGCAGGCTGCGGGGACCCGGCTGGGGGGGACCCGGCGGCCGGACTGGGGACCCCCGCGAGTGGACCCTTGCCCCAGTGCGCCTACGGCATGGGCCTCCCGCCCGCAACAGACCCGGCCGAGGCGGGGGGCCAGCCCCCGGACGGGGCCGCCGCCGAGCTTCCCGGCCCCGCGAGGGGGGGCCCGGGTGACCAGCCGCCTGCCTCAGGTAAGTGACGCAGGCTCTCCCTCCGGCACAGAGGCCTGGCTCCGTCCAGGCTCGGTGAGCAGGGGTGCACAGTGGGAAGCATCCGCTCCTGCTTTCTCCTGAGAAGCCTCTGCTGGGTGGGTTTCCGCTCACTCCGCACGTCGGGTTTGTGGACTGTACCCTCTCTCTCCCTGTGGGCTCTCTCTCTTGGTTTACACGTGACTCGTGCCCTTTTGCCCTGGGCTCCTCACGATGGGGTTAGACCTCAAATCTCAGCATTGAGCCCTGAAGACAGTGTCAACACTGACCTCGGGACTGGCTGAAGTCGAGGCATTCCCTCAGATTTCTggatttgggtgtttttttttttttcctaaagcaaCCTAGGTCTCAAATCCCACCCCCCAAAAATCATAAATTTCAAGACAACAGACAAAATTGTCTAGTTAATCCTTCAGTAATGAGTGTTTATTGAGGGTAGTTCGTTGATTCTGGACCAAATTAATGAGGCAGTAGCTATCCTTTGATGCTTTTTAGAAGCCTCTTTTATAGTCACTGCACAGGATGTATGTATGGAACCAGCAATGGTTTTACAGTTT encodes the following:
- the TNFRSF11A gene encoding tumor necrosis factor receptor superfamily member 11A isoform X3, producing the protein MFRVTFQIAPPCTSERYYEHLGQCCKKCEPGTYMSSKCTTASESVCLPCGSDEYLDTWNEEDKCLLHKVCDPGKALRAVEPGNRTASRRCACISGYHWSEDCHCCSRNAECARGFGARPVQLNKDTVCEPCPAGYFSNTTSATDTCRPWTNCTVLGEREVRRGTDESDVVCSPLSPADPPSEPQIYLPSLIILLLFMSVALVAAVIFGVYYRKKGKALTANLWHWVNEACGRLNGNKQESAGNSFSCTHAEAGSAREVCEGVFLLTLEQKVFPEDTCCPEAGGACAAACPPRGDAEMLSLVNEIEGDPFRPVPTEDEYTDRPPRTADSMVVLTPPGGRSPFPEPLEVGENDSFSQCFTGTDSLGGSESPRLPAPPCRTAWRPASPEKSLHGEAGGGRCPHWAAGARSADGCAGCGDPAGGDPAAGLGTPASGPLPQCAYGMGLPPATDPAEAGGQPPDGAAAELPGPARGGPGDQPPASGSVTGNSNSTFISSGQVMNFKGDIIVVYVSQNSQEGPAAPGGGAGEPAGHPVQEESPPRRDSFAGLGPRFPDACTGLDVGPGLQELGAPAADKASRPVQEQGAAETRR
- the TNFRSF11A gene encoding tumor necrosis factor receptor superfamily member 11A isoform X2 — translated: MASRARRRRPLPAPLVLLALLGRLQVTFQIAPPCTSERYYEHLGQCCKKCEPGTYMSSKCTTASESVCLPCGSDEYLDTWNEEDKCLLHKVCDPGKALRAVEPGNRTASRRCACISGYHWSEDCHCCSRNAECARGFGARPVQLNKDTVCEPCPAGYFSNTTSATDTCRPWTNCTVLGEREVRRGTDESDVVCSPLSPADPPSEPQIYLPSLIILLLFMSVALVAAVIFGVYYRKKGKALTANLWHWVNEACGRLNGNKESAGNSFSCTHAEAGSAREVCEGVFLLTLEQKVFPEDTCCPEAGGACAAACPPRGDAEMLSLVNEIEGDPFRPVPTEDEYTDRPPRTADSMVVLTPPGGRSPFPEPLEVGENDSFSQCFTGTDSLGGSESPRLPAPPCRTAWRPASPEKSLHGEAGGGRCPHWAAGARSADGCAGCGDPAGGDPAAGLGTPASGPLPQCAYGMGLPPATDPAEAGGQPPDGAAAELPGPARGGPGDQPPASGSVTGNSNSTFISSGQVMNFKGDIIVVYVSQNSQEGPAAPGGGAGEPAGHPVQEESPPRRDSFAGLGPRFPDACTGLDVGPGLQELGAPAADKASRPVQEQGAAETRR
- the TNFRSF11A gene encoding tumor necrosis factor receptor superfamily member 11A isoform X1 is translated as MASRARRRRPLPAPLVLLALLGRLQVTFQIAPPCTSERYYEHLGQCCKKCEPGTYMSSKCTTASESVCLPCGSDEYLDTWNEEDKCLLHKVCDPGKALRAVEPGNRTASRRCACISGYHWSEDCHCCSRNAECARGFGARPVQLNKDTVCEPCPAGYFSNTTSATDTCRPWTNCTVLGEREVRRGTDESDVVCSPLSPADPPSEPQIYLPSLIILLLFMSVALVAAVIFGVYYRKKGKALTANLWHWVNEACGRLNGNKQESAGNSFSCTHAEAGSAREVCEGVFLLTLEQKVFPEDTCCPEAGGACAAACPPRGDAEMLSLVNEIEGDPFRPVPTEDEYTDRPPRTADSMVVLTPPGGRSPFPEPLEVGENDSFSQCFTGTDSLGGSESPRLPAPPCRTAWRPASPEKSLHGEAGGGRCPHWAAGARSADGCAGCGDPAGGDPAAGLGTPASGPLPQCAYGMGLPPATDPAEAGGQPPDGAAAELPGPARGGPGDQPPASGSVTGNSNSTFISSGQVMNFKGDIIVVYVSQNSQEGPAAPGGGAGEPAGHPVQEESPPRRDSFAGLGPRFPDACTGLDVGPGLQELGAPAADKASRPVQEQGAAETRR